In the Verrucomicrobia bacterium CG1_02_43_26 genome, GGGTATGGGGCTTGAACGTGTTGCTGGCATTCTTGCGACAACTAACAATTTTACTGACTATTCCAAGGAACCTTCTAACTATAATAGCGATCTTTTTATTGATCTCTTTGCTCATTTGGAGGAAATGTCCGATCATAAATATCAAAGAACAGTTCCAACTGATCGCGACAAAATGTCAGAAATAGAAATTCTGGATTGCGCATTTCGTGTTATCGCTGACCATATTAGAACGCTCACATTTGCCATTGCGGACGGGATTATTCCAGGCAATGAAGGCAGAAATTATGTCTTAAGACGAATCCTTCGCAGAGCGGTTATGTTTGGCAAACGTTTAGACCTTCCCCACGGCTTTTTCTCTACTCTTGTTGATCCTTTAATTGCAAAAATGGGCAGCGTTTTTCCCGAGTTAATTGCTAATTATAAGATGGTAAAACAAATCATTGAAGCGGAAGAGAAAACCTTTGATAGAACTTTGGATCGTGGTTTGCTTCTGTTTGATAAAATAGCACAAAGCTCGCATGCTATTATTTCCGGTGAGGAAGCATTTATATTATACGATACTTATGGCTTTCCGCTAGATTTGACGCAATTAATGGCTAAAGAACGAGGCCTTACTGTAGACGTAGAAGCCTTTGATAAAGCAATGGAGGCGCAACGTACACGAGCACGGGCGGCTCAACAAAAAACAACCATTACTGTCAGCGATGATGACACATCAGTTCACACGACTCAGTTTATTGGATATGACTATGACCAGTTAAGTAATGTTGAGACAACGATTACGGGGATTGTTGAGTCTGAGGGGAACACCTTTTTGCTTTTCGAACAAACGCCTTTTTATGCAGAAATGGGCGGTCAAGTAGGTGATACTGGTATTGTTGAAATTAAAGGTCATAAAATCTATGTGCTCGATACAATTAAGGACGATGCTGGCCGTACATTACATAAAGTAAATATCAAACCGTCAGAGATAAAAGTGGGCATACCTATTTGCGTTTCTGTTGATATGGAGCGAAGGTCTGATATACAACGTCACCATACCGTTACGCACTTGATCCATTGGGCATTACATCAGGTCTTGGGCAATCATGTAAGACAAGCAGGTTCCTATGTAGATGATAAACGTTCGCGTTTCGATTTTAGCCACTTCGAGGCAATTTCGAATGAACAACTTGCAAGGATAGAAATGCTTGTTAATATGAAAATCTTGGAAAATTCAAACGTGAGTACTTTTGAAACTCCTTTTGATAAAAAACCTGATAATTGTATAGCTTTCTTTGGTGAAAAATATGGTGCGATTGTACGTGTTGTTGATATAAGCGGGTACTCTGTTGAGCTTTGCGGAGGAACACATGTTCGCTCCACTGGAGAAATCGGCATGTGTAAAATAATTTCTGAAAGCGGTATAGCAGCGGGCACAAGGCGCATAGAGGCTATTACTGGAAAACACGGATATGCTCAAATTACCCATACTTATTCTAGTATGCAGCATCTGGCGCAGACATTTGCTTGTAAACAAGAAGAAGTAGAGCATAAATGCAAGGAACTGATTGAGCAAAAAAAATCATTAGAAAAGCAAATACGTGCTTATCAGCAAAAGTTTGCGGCATCCCAAGTGGAAGCACTCGTTCAGGATGCTAAAGAAATAGAAGGTCATAAATGGGTTATTGGTGAAGTCGAGATCCCGAACCCAGAAGATATGCGAGGGGTTTCTATACAAGTTCTTCAAAAAACACACGCCCGTGGCGTTATTCTTGGAGGTATTTTTGGGGATAAGGTGACAATCCTGGCGATTTGCACGCCGGAAGCGATACAGGCTGGTTATAGAGCAGGGGATATCGTACGCGATCTAACTGCTCAACTTGGCGGAAAGGGTGGCGGTAAGCCCGAATTTGCTATGGGCGGTGCCAAGGATGTTAATGGACTTTCATCCGTCTTAGCGAATTATATGCCTCACACGTATGCAGAGGCCAAAAATGCTTGATCCAGTGCTATTATAAACTCCTTGACTTAAGCGTATAACAAGGCGCATTCTTTGTTGCACACTCCTATGAATGCTATTCTTGCGGCAATGGTTAATGAACGGTGGCAACCTGGTATAGGTGACCCTAACTTTTGGGGTTGGGTTACTGTATTTGCTTATTTCTTTGCCTTTTACATGTGTGCTCGATGTGTTCTTCATACGCCTCGTTTCAGAGAAAAGTTCATTTGGCTTGTATTTACCGGGATTATGCTTTTTTTGGGTTTTAATAAGCAACTGGATCTACAAAGCTTTTTCACGCAAGCGCTGAAGGATTTAGCTAAGGAACAAGGTTGGTATGAACAGCGGAGAGCGTACCAGGTCTATTTCATTGTTGCACTTAGCCTTTTCGGAGCTGGCTTTATTGTTGTTTTTGGAGGCTTTATGCTGTTTTCCTTTAAGAAGTTTTTCTTCCCGTTTGTCGGTATTGCGTTCCTCGTGTTTTTTATTGTTATGAGAGCAGCATCCTTTCACAAGATGGATTCATTTCTTAACACCAAAGTGATCAATATCAAGTACAATGTGTTAATCGAACTTACAGGTATTGTCTTTGTTATTTTTGGAGCGAAGCTTGAATTGATCAATAAACGACTTAAGAAAGTAGTGGGAACGGCCAAAGATCCTTCAGGTTGATTTTTAGTACTGCCTTGAGTAGGAATTGCCGCCGACTTGTAGGGCTTCATAGGTTGTCTCGGAAAGCTCTTGGATGAACCTGCTTGGCTTGAGTAGTTGTGGTGGACCGCCTTGTACCATGATTTTAGGGAAGGTTAGATAGAGCTCGTCTTTAGCGCGTGTTACGGCTACGTAGAATAACCTGCGCTCCTCTTCCATATTGTCCTCTTCGATGGCGCGTTTGGAGGGGAACATGTTTTCAGCGAGGCCGATTACGAAGACGAGAGGAAATTCTAGTCCTTTTGCTTGGTGGATGGTGGTTAGGCGGACGCTGTCTTCGTTTGCATCAATCGATCGATCGTGCATTTCGGAACTGAGGAGGACGAGTTGAGAGAGGAGGTCTGGCATGTTATCGTAGCGTTTTGCGAAGCCGAGTAAGCTTTCGAGGTCGTCTTGGCGAGTGCGCCAGTTGGCGTAGACGTTTCGGATGTAGTAGCTGTACCAACCTTCCATTGCTAATTTAACGGTTTCTTCGGGTGTCAACTTGTCGGCATTTTCGGAAATATCCTGGAGGGTGATGGCGAGGTCTGTCCAATCGTCTTTTGCGGGTTCGGGCACCTTTTTAAGAACTTTCTCGTGAGTCATGACGGAGTAGGGCGTTTTTTGCTCTTTGGTTGAGAGCTCATGGGTCAGGAGGAACAATTTTTCGGCGGCTCTGGGACCGACTTTGGGCAGGAGGCAGGCGAACCGGTAGAAGGCTGTGCTGTCTTGTGGATTGCAGGCGAAGCGTAGTTGGGAGACGAGATCTTTTACGTGGGCTTGTTCGAAGAAGCGTACTCCGCTTGTGATCTGGTACGGGATGTTTTGGCGAGAAAGCTCCATTTGGAGGTCCATGGAATGGTGGTGGGCTCGGTAGAGGATCGCGATGTCGCTTAGTTTGTAGCCTTGTTGGAAAGCGCCGTGGATTCTTTTGATGATGAAGTTTGCCTGTTGCCGGGTATCGTTAGTTGTTATGAAGTAGGGCTTTTGGCGGGATTCTCTTACTGGTTTGAGCTCTTTTCGGTAGCCGGCGGAGATGGGTTGGCTTTCGAGGACGTTGTTTGCGAGTTCGAGGATTTCCGGAGTGCTTCGATAGTTGGTGACGATTTTGTAGATTTGGGCTCCCGGGTGTCTGTTGGGGAACGTCATGATGTTTTCGAAGTTTGCGCCTCGCCAGGTGTAGATGCATTGGGCGTCGTCGCCTACGGCCATGATGTTGTGGTGTTGTGCGCCGAGCCTGTCAATGATGTCTGCTTGGATGATGTTTGTGTCTTGGTATTCGTCGACGAGGATGACTTTGAATTTGGTTTGGTATTCCTGGGCGGTTTGCGGGTTATTTTTGAGGAGGTTTAACCAGTGCTCGAGGAGGTCATCGTAGTCTACTACTTGTTGGGTGAGCTTTTGATCTTTGTAGAGGCTGGCGAAGTTTTCGATGGGGCCGATGAGGTGCTCGAAGTGGGGATATTTGTCCTTTACTACTTTGGCGATGGAGGTGCAGGTGTTGCGGGTGTAGCTGATGATTTCGGCGATGACTCTGGGCTTTGGGTTTTCCTTGTTTTTGGAGAACTGGGCATCTTGGTTTTTGATGACTTCGCCGAGGAGGGCTTCCGCGTCTCCTGCGTCCAGGATGGTGAAGCTGGGGGATAGGCCGACTTCGGTGGCGTGCCTGCGGAGGATTTTTTGCCCGATGTGGTGGAATGTTCCTCCCCAGAATTTATCCGCGGAGACCCCGGTGAGGTTTTCGACGCGTAAGAGCATCTCTTTTGCTGCTTTGTTGGTGAAGGTGAGGAGGAGGATTTCCCAGGGGGCGATTCCTTGTTCGAGGAGGTAGGCTACCCGGTAGGTGAGCGTTCTTGTTTTGCCTGAACCGGCTCCGGCGAGTACGAGGGCGGGGCCTTGAGGGGCGGTGACGGCCGCGTATTGTTCGGTGTTGAGTTCATCTTTGAAGTTGATTCCGGGAGCCATGCTGTGGGTCATTGATCTTATGTGTGAAGATTATTATTAACTTTAGGCATGGTATAGGCGGAGGTGGTGACGGGCAACTCTTATTAGGAAGAGTGTGCTGTTTTTCGCTTCGGCTATTCTCCCGGAGACTTCGGGGTTTGTTTCGCGATGGCCTTCCGTTAAGCATGTTTTATTAGACTGGCGTCTCGTGCCCTGATGTTGCGAGAAGGGGACGTGTTTTACGCTCAGGCGAGGAGTTAAAACCTCCGCGCCCGTGACATAAGCAACCGTCTTGCCTCGACCAGGAGTAGACGTGAGGGGAGTCAAGACGCTATGGTGGGACGATGGTTGCCATCAATGGCAGTAAAGGGGTGGGTGTGGTGATGATATTCATGGGAAATGAGGGTTTGTTATGTTGGGTAAGAGAGAAAGACTACCGACGCGAGCGTAGCGAGCGGAAGGGCTTTTTTTTTTGAAAAAAATGATTGAGGGGTGGATTTTGAGTGGTATAGTTACGGATGGAGGGGAATAGGGGGTGCCCGAGAAGGGGGTTGAGGAGTTAGTTTTGGAGGGGTTGGTTTTTTGGTGTTTTGTTCATAACTAAATGCATGTGGGCGCTTTTGTTTTAGGTTGTTTCGTATGTTGGGGGGCTGTCTATGCCGAGGCTATGTGAGAGGGGAGTTTTTTGAATGGTGCTGTGAATGCTGGTGGGTCGGTGTTTTTTTTGGGGGGGCCGCCTACGCCAAGGCTATGGCGGACATGCTTAGCGACTCATTTCGTTATGGGCTGGTGGCCCGTGCCTCGAAGCGCTAAGGTGCGGACACTCTTGGCATGGGTCTTTTTAGTGGATGGTTGCGTGTGGTTTGAAGAGACAAGGCGATGGGAGGGGGCGTGATTTTTTAAATAAATGAATTGAGGAGTTGCAGGTGTGTGTTAGGATTACGGACGGAGGGAAAGAGGGGGGCCAGAGAAGGGGGGGTGAATCATGGGGAGTTTTTTGAGGTGTGGCTTTGTGAGACTGCTTTGGGTTTTGTTTGGGTGTTGGCGAATTTTGGTTTACCTACGCCGAGGCTATGTGTGATGGGAATTTTTTTGAATGGCGTTGTGCGTGATGATGGGTTGGTTGTTTTTATTGGTGGTGGTGGTGGTTTGACCTGCTTACGCCGAGGCTATGGCAGACACGCTTAGCGACTTATCTCGTTATGGGCTGGTTGCCTGTATCTCGAAGCGCTAAGGAGAAAGAGGGGGTGCCCGAGAAGGAGGTTGATGGGTTTGGTTTTGGGGCGGGCACTGTTTTGTTTGCTTGCGTTGGGTGTGCTAGACTTTTTTTTGTTGCTGGGGGTTCGGCTGGCTTACGGGAAGGCTTGGGCAGGCAAGTTGGGTGATGGTTTTGGTATTGTTACACGCAAAGAGCCAAGGTGAGGTCGCCGGAGGAGAGGGGGAGGTTTTTTTTTGATATTTTGGCTTTTTGCGGAGGATTACTGTGTGCGTTGATTTTTTTGGGTGAGCGGTGCCTGAATTTAAATATTATTCACCTAACGATTTTAAGTTAGGGAGCGGTGGGGTTTGTGGGGATTCGTTTTTGGAGCTTTCTATTATACCAGAGTGTCAATAGTTTTTCCGGGCGATAATTGGGATAGTTGGGATAATTGGGATGTTTTTGAAAAATAGTTGAAATTTTTTGCTGTTATGTGAACATTGGAGCACTAGGGTTGCGTAAATAAAATGAGCGATAGCCGTCAGATTATTTTGTGCGTTTAATTCCTAACGTTTTTTAAATTAGAAATTCAATTTTTTGAAGTTTAAGACGCCAGGGAAAAGGGGTGTCTTATGTTTTGCTTTTTGCCTGATGTAGGAGGTTGTTGTAGTAAGCGGCAGTATGGAAGCATAACGCCGACGCGAAGCAGGACTACAAGGGTGTGGAAGAGTCAGTTGAGTTTAATCTCTTTTCGCTGATTATAAAGCATCAAGTATGTCATCTATATTTTCCTCGCCAACCTGTTTTTTCAAAGCCTCAATAAGCTTGTACTTATAAACATATTTTTTGATCCTGTTGAAAAATCTTTTTTCTCCGAGCCTGTTTATGTAGTCCCTGATTTCGCTTTTAACTTTTTGTTTCGTAGTGCGCTTTTTCAGGAACTGTAGCACTTTCATTACGCCCTTGCTCTTGTATTCTTTCCATAACTGATTTTCTATATCTTTTTTACATCCCTTTAGTAGATTAAAGAAATAACCAAGATTAACAATTTGCTGTTCACTATCTAGATTTTTCAAAATGAGGCCTCGAAATTTATCGGTGAAAAATGAATTTACGCTACACTGTCTATGCTTTTGCATATAATTAAAAAGTAGCTCCAAGGGCTTATGGAAATCGCTAAAATAAAGGGGAGCGTTGTCTGTTTGTAGCTTTGGTTCTATTTTATCTTGAAAAGACTTGGCAAAGTTGACTAACTGATCTGGATTATCGCTAAACACATCTGTGTAGTACCCAAAAATTGAAAATAGATTGTTGGGTCTATTCCTATTAATCGGCAAATCCTGATACTGCTTATCGTAGGTTATATCAACGATTCTGTTCATCCAGTCTTTTACTGTATTTAGCACTTTCTCTTTGTTTTGTGAAATGAGCCGATCTCCCTCAAATAGATAAAGGTTCTTTAAATTCTCGTTACTGTACTCAAACCGATTTGCTTGGAATATCATGTACTTATAGATGTCCTTTTGCTTCTTTTTGAGAATTTCTATATACAATTCCTCCAAAAAATTAAAAAAGCAAGAGAATGTTTGCAGAGGATTCTCTTTGTGATTACAGACTAACACATAAGGAAGAAAATGTTCAATTCTTCCTCTGTAATCCGTATCCTCCTTTTCCACTATACGCTGAATTGCTTCATCTCTTGTTTTTTTGCAAGACACATTTTGAATGAGAGATAAAGCATCTTGGTCTCTAACTTCGCTAGGAGGTACGAATCCATTGACAGCTCGTTCGAAGTAATTTGCCATAAATGTACTTGGATTATATCGCTCGATAGAATTTCCTTCGCTAACTAAATTTTGCATTCCCTGTAGTGTTTCGTTATCAGGATTTAATAAATACCTTTCATTTATTGAAGATCTACCATCTAGCGTAGGAAATTTATCGAGCGATTCGGGCTCTGATTTTAGAATATCCCTTAGATAGCCATGATCTAAGAATTGAAATAATCGACATAAGTGATCTTTTTCAGCTTTATCCTTTGAATTCTTTTCTTTATCTGTTTGGATGCTATGGTCTTTTTGCTTCTCCTCTGAAGTTTTTTCCAGTCTTTCACCCCTCTTGTAATCTATGTATTTATAAAACTCTTTCCTATGTCTGATCCGCAGCATATTCAGTAAAAATAATTGATCTATATCGACTTCGCCATGCAAGTAAGATGCTTCATGATGATTGTCTGTATCGTAGTACCCCCAGTCTGTAGCTGTTCTTCTCAATGCAGTTTTTAAGCTTCTTGGATTACCTATAAAGTAATTCAGGATATCTCTTATAAAAGCAAATTTAACTTTTTCACGTTTCTCTTTAAGGGGATCGATGTCCTCAAAGCGATTATAAGTGGCATTACGAACTCTGCTAAAAACCTCTACTAGTAGATCTTCTTTAATGCGGGGGATAATAAATTCATAGTCGATTATTTTTGCTGCATCTTCGATGACATCGGGCTTTACATTCAAAATGAATGAGATCCGTTTTGCTTCTCTAAGATTGTATAGTAAGGGATCTAAATCAGATGGCTGGAAGTATTTGCCGATTTCTCGATCCAGGTCTTCTATGATTAAGACGACATTTTTATCGATAGCAGCGAGGGCTTCTGATATTTTTTCAAGGGAGTTTGTGGGGGAAAGGTGCTCTGTAAGGGCGCCTAAAGCGATGCTCCACCAGGAACCATTTCCTTTTAGGGTGGACTTCATGTATTTATCTGAAACGTTTTTTAGGCCAAAGGACTCTAGGTGATCAGATAGGCTTTCTACCAATTCATCTATGAGTATTTGAATAACGTTTTTGTAGTCATCTGCAGCCCAGGTTTCTTTTCGAACAAATATGATGTTTGAATCATTGTATGAATTTCTGGGATTTACTTTTTCCATGATCAAGTTATTCAAACTTGTTTTGCCGGATCCGTAGTCTCCTAGAATGGCTATAGTTTTTCCCGGGGAGCTTTTTATTATTTTTGCTAAGTGATCCGCATATTGATGATAGTTAAAATAGTCTGTTCCTACATCTTCAATAGGTTTGTCATATTTAAGCCAATCCATTAGCTCGTCATCAGATAAATCGGAAAGATTGTGTGTTTTAGGCTTATCATTTTTTTTCGCATCAGGATTATCCTTTGCGGGGGAGTCGCTGGATTTCTTATTGGAAGTTTTTAGAAAAGCCAATAGGAAATAAACAAGAAACGGGATGAGCGATACTACGACAAACGAAGGGAGGAATTTGAAAAAACTGTACTTTGCCGTTACTAAGGCCATGCCTTCGTTTGCGTAGAATTTTTGAAAAAAGGGAGGTATGAACTGAACTGAAACGATGTTCTTGTATGACTCTGTGTAAACATAAGCTTCGAAGAGGCTAAAAGGTCGATCAATGAAAAATACAACTACGACCAACGCTAGACCTAGTAGAAAACCTCCTGCAGCAGTAATTGCGAAAGGTGAATGTTTTAAAAATCTCGTTAAGATAAGTAATATAACAAGTACTACAAGCAGGATCAAAATCCAAGTAGTAGAAGGCATGGCCAACATCACCACCCCGATGGCCACCGACATAAAAATAGACGGGTAGCAGAAATAATTTCTGACAACCTTCCAGTCCTTCGGCAAAGGCGGACGGACGATGCGTATGGCAACGTATAGAACGAACATGAAAAATACGTAGCGAGAAATGAGGACATCTAAGATGGCGTATTGGTTCCAGCCCAGGAGGAGGAAGAAGCCGTCGAAGTAGTGGAAGATGAACCGTTGAAAGAGAGGGCCGGTGAAGGCGGCGGCGAGTACGCCGATAATGGCGTAGGCAAGTATTAGTAGCCAGCGTTTTGTAATACAGTAGGAACGAGACAATTTTTGATTACTCATGGGGGGTAGGGTAATTTTGATTTTATCTTAAGCAGTAGCCCTTTAGAAGACAAATTATAGAACCTTACGTGTAAATGAAAAGAGGAGACGTTTGCGTGTTGTAAAAGGTGATTATTTTTGCAGATATAGGTTGTATAGCATGATCTATGGGGAATCTAGGGATTAATAACTGCAATAAGCTTAATAAGACGTCTGTTCATTGGGGGTTGGGGAGTGATGGCGGGCGGAGGGGTATTTCCGGTGCGCTTGAGGAGATGCCGGCGGAAATGTTTGTTGAAATTTTTTCTTATGTGCCGATTGGGGACTTGATCGGTAATGATGCTTCTGCGGTGCAGTTTGTTTGCCGGGAATTTTTTGTTTATGTGGATAAGAATATTTTCTTTTCGGTAAAGGAGCGGGCGGTGGAGCTGCTTGGATTGGAGGATGATGCGGTAAAGTTGTATTGTATGAAGTATTGTTTGGGGAATTATGGGGGCGTGTTTATTCCGCGAATGGATCGTTTTTTTGTTGAGGATGAGATGATTTTGCGGGTTTGGGGGAGTTTTGTGGGGAGTAAATATAGGGATTTGAGGGATAAGGGCGGGGCTATTTCAAGGCAGATTGCAAGCGTTGTTGCGAGGGGAGTCTTGGGGGAGTGTATGGATATAAGCCCTATTCGGTTTGTGGGAAAGGATATAAATGCGGTTTCGGGGGTGTTGAGGCGGTTGACGTTGTATCATGAGTTAATGGATGAGTATGATGGGGGGCGCGGGGATGATGCGCTTCTGGCAGTGGTGGAAGCTGAATTGCAGGCGTTGACGAAAGGGTGGGGCGATGTTGATTATTATAGAGTCATAAAACTGTTTGTTGAAGAAAAGTGCCTTTTGAAGGAATTGGACTGGTTTGCAGAGAAGTCCGGGAAGTATAAATGCCATTCGTATCTTTATCTTTGTGGCGGGTATGCTAAGGGTGGGTTTTTTGGAGATGCGAAAGCGCGTGCGGAGAAATCTGTCAAATGGCATGGGAGTGCTTATTTTGAGATTTTTAAAGCTTATGTTGAAATGGGGAAAGTGGCGGAGGCCATCGAATGTGTGGCGGAGACGGGGGTATGGAAGGATCGTTGTAATCTAATGCTTTGTAGTGTTTATTTGTGTGCGGGAGATGTTGTTAGAGCAAAAGAGCATGCCCTGAAAGCAGGTGCCTGGAAAGTTCGCTCAATGGCGATGGTAGAGGCATACGTACGTAATTGTTGCCAAGGAGTGTAGGTTATCCTTACGACTTGTGCGGGAGGGATGTTTCTGATTAGAATGGTAACATGTTATCATTCTTTAGGTTAGTATTGGCGAATCTGGTTGCGATGTGGATCGTGCTTTTTGGGGTTATTCTTATGGGCGTGGCGTTGGTGTTTGTGGCGTTGGCGATGTTTGAGAAGAAGGAAGTGGGCGTGCCCAGTAACGCGGTGCTTGTTTTTGATATATCCATGAATATACCCGATGCGCCGGCGAGTGAGGGCTTTAATGAGTTGATTATGGATGTGTATGATCAGGAGCATGAAACGTCGATACATTTGTTGGATGTTGTTAACGGGATTGAGTATGCGGCGAAGGATGACCGGATAAAGGCGTTATTTATTTATGGGAACTTGATGCCTGCTGGTTATGGTAGTAGTTTTGCGGCGTTGCATGAGGTGAGGGAGGCTATTGAAGTGTTTAAGGCTACGGGGAAACCTGTTTTGGCGTATATGGAGAATGCGTCTTTTCATGATTATTATTTGATGAGTGTGGCCGATAAGGTTTATCAGAATCCTTTTGGGAACGTGGAAGTGGTGGGTTTTTCAATGGAGATGCCGTATTTTGGGGTTTGTTTTCAGAGGTATGGAATTGGGGTGCAGGTGACGAAGGCGGGTAAGTATAAGTCTGCAACAGAAATATTTACGGAGGCGAAGATGAGTGAGGCGGAAAGGGAGCAGGGGACGTTGCTCATTGATGATATGTGGAGGGATGTAGCGCAGGATGTTGTTACGAGTAGAAAGATTCCTTCGGATAATTT is a window encoding:
- a CDS encoding DNA helicase UvrD, translated to MTHSMAPGINFKDELNTEQYAAVTAPQGPALVLAGAGSGKTRTLTYRVAYLLEQGIAPWEILLLTFTNKAAKEMLLRVENLTGVSADKFWGGTFHHIGQKILRRHATEVGLSPSFTILDAGDAEALLGEVIKNQDAQFSKNKENPKPRVIAEIISYTRNTCTSIAKVVKDKYPHFEHLIGPIENFASLYKDQKLTQQVVDYDDLLEHWLNLLKNNPQTAQEYQTKFKVILVDEYQDTNIIQADIIDRLGAQHHNIMAVGDDAQCIYTWRGANFENIMTFPNRHPGAQIYKIVTNYRSTPEILELANNVLESQPISAGYRKELKPVRESRQKPYFITTNDTRQQANFIIKRIHGAFQQGYKLSDIAILYRAHHHSMDLQMELSRQNIPYQITSGVRFFEQAHVKDLVSQLRFACNPQDSTAFYRFACLLPKVGPRAAEKLFLLTHELSTKEQKTPYSVMTHEKVLKKVPEPAKDDWTDLAITLQDISENADKLTPEETVKLAMEGWYSYYIRNVYANWRTRQDDLESLLGFAKRYDNMPDLLSQLVLLSSEMHDRSIDANEDSVRLTTIHQAKGLEFPLVFVIGLAENMFPSKRAIEEDNMEEERRLFYVAVTRAKDELYLTFPKIMVQGGPPQLLKPSRFIQELSETTYEALQVGGNSYSRQY
- a CDS encoding alanine--tRNA ligase, which encodes MTHLIKTASDVRQSFLDFFKGKHHVLVESESLMPSSPNLLFTNSGMNQFVPYFLGDRPAPFPSAADTQKCIRAGGKHNDLEDVGFDTYHQTFFEMLGNWSFGDYFKKEAIEWAWELLVQVWGFPKERLYATVYKPEKGDPSDFDQEAYDIWKAIFEKEGMNPDIHIVYGNKKDNFWMMGDTGPCGPCSEVHMDLTPKGDSKGKLVNRDSGRCIEIWNLVFIQFNAEPNGAFSKLKARHVDTGMGLERVAGILATTNNFTDYSKEPSNYNSDLFIDLFAHLEEMSDHKYQRTVPTDRDKMSEIEILDCAFRVIADHIRTLTFAIADGIIPGNEGRNYVLRRILRRAVMFGKRLDLPHGFFSTLVDPLIAKMGSVFPELIANYKMVKQIIEAEEKTFDRTLDRGLLLFDKIAQSSHAIISGEEAFILYDTYGFPLDLTQLMAKERGLTVDVEAFDKAMEAQRTRARAAQQKTTITVSDDDTSVHTTQFIGYDYDQLSNVETTITGIVESEGNTFLLFEQTPFYAEMGGQVGDTGIVEIKGHKIYVLDTIKDDAGRTLHKVNIKPSEIKVGIPICVSVDMERRSDIQRHHTVTHLIHWALHQVLGNHVRQAGSYVDDKRSRFDFSHFEAISNEQLARIEMLVNMKILENSNVSTFETPFDKKPDNCIAFFGEKYGAIVRVVDISGYSVELCGGTHVRSTGEIGMCKIISESGIAAGTRRIEAITGKHGYAQITHTYSSMQHLAQTFACKQEEVEHKCKELIEQKKSLEKQIRAYQQKFAASQVEALVQDAKEIEGHKWVIGEVEIPNPEDMRGVSIQVLQKTHARGVILGGIFGDKVTILAICTPEAIQAGYRAGDIVRDLTAQLGGKGGGKPEFAMGGAKDVNGLSSVLANYMPHTYAEAKNA